One window from the genome of Lasioglossum baleicum chromosome 9, iyLasBale1, whole genome shotgun sequence encodes:
- the LOC143212179 gene encoding uncharacterized protein LOC143212179 — protein MSNAAADSLEFMLRGTESVHVSQESKDAFKNCMNTEAIYKAGIPWGTFTAICVYGMCSYHKVKPMMKLVTIPFGIMGFNLGRLTYSQTCATKYVPELPDLLRAKLLDMQRRNAQDNKLFESNELWSEDQTSSNEFNTTSGDNSNQFPDASSDTDTPETSKLNEPKQRVTYEELRRQNRIPYYGGFRSRQPVQEKVPTADPELLDEESINKTKQRIWE, from the exons ATGAGCAACGCAGCGGCAGACTCGTTGGAGTTTATGTTGCGTGGCACTGAATCG GTGCACGTGTCACAGGAATCCAAAGatgcatttaaaaattgtatgaatACCGAAGCTATCTATAAGGCTGGTATTCCTTGGGGAACGTTTACCGCAATATGTGTTTATGGGATGTGTAGTTATCACAAAGTGAAACCTATGATGAAACTGGTAACTATTCCTTTCGGAATAATGGGATTCAATTTAGGGAGATTAACATATTCTCAAACTTGCGCAACAAAATATGTACCCGAGTTGCCAGACTTATTAAGAGCCAAACTACTTGATATGCAAAG ACGAAACGCTCAAGACAACAAGCTCTTCGAATCTAACGAATTGTGGTCAGAAGATCAAACATCATCGAACGAGTTTAATACCACCTCTGGCGATAATA GTAATCAATTCCCCGATGCCAGCAGTGATACTGACACACCTGAAACAAGCAAACTAAATGAGCCGAAACAGCGTGTAACTTACGAGGAGTTACGGAGACAAAACAGAATACCGTACTATGGAGGTTTTAGGAG tcGGCAGCCTGTGCAAGAGAAGGTACCTACTGCGGACCCGGAATTATTGGACGAAGAATCGATTAATAAGACGAAACAGCGTATCTGGGAATGA
- the LOC143212181 gene encoding uncharacterized protein LOC143212181: MLCNSEIKQDVKVSRVFYSILLLIYVAVQFGVALPASSEDFGTTTTALIQNSTNASLDDNLYVIKAVVYEIGILTDANDTNDEVTERQDVKISFYNPPSKSSEP, translated from the exons ATGTTGTGTAACAGTGAAATCAAACAGGACGTTAAAGTCTCTCGAGTATTTTACTCGATATTATTACTTATCTATGTGGCTGTTCAATTCGGTGTAGCATTACCTGCATCCAGCGAAGATTTTGGCACAACAACTACAGCATTGATACAAAACTCAACAAACGCTTCATTGGATGATAATTT ATACGTTATAAAAGCGGTGGTGTACGAAATCGGTATTTTAACAGATGCGAACGACACAAACGACGAAGTCACAGAAAG GCAAgatgtcaaaatttcattctaCAATCCACCGAGTAAGAGCAGCGAACCCTAA